In Corvus moneduloides isolate bCorMon1 chromosome 3, bCorMon1.pri, whole genome shotgun sequence, one DNA window encodes the following:
- the SLC5A6 gene encoding sodium-dependent multivitamin transporter isoform X3 codes for MEFTAIDYSIFALLLVLSSAIGLFYALTGDRQRTVQEFLLANRDMGCLPVALSLLASFQSAVAILGVPAEIFRFGTEYWFLGCSYFLGLLIPAHIFIPVFYRLRITSTYEYLELRFNKTVRVLGTVTFIFQMVIYMGVVLYAPALALNAVTGFDLWSAVLTMGLVCTLYTTLGGLKAVIWTDVFQTLVMLAGQVAVIVVGAWRVGGMARVWRVAEQEGKIAGIDLDPNPLERHTFWSLAVGGIFMMLSLYGVNQAQVQRYLSARSEREAKLSCYAVFPCQQIVLCLSCLTGLVMFVYNQEHPLAPTHSSSDQLVLFFVMDVLRDLPGLPGLFVACLFSGSLSTISSAFNSLATVTMEDLVRPHFPELSESRATLVSKLLGSHQHLRHGGGSSPGALLPWHVLPLRQPHRSCRGAAGWTGHGFLGRHRQHPARHRRGQGGAPSQQHSAPHCGQPQHCPGYHLAAPHISTPKPHGAAAVLQPVLHVVQCPQLHHCHPGGGPGQPAHWPHAGSGTGPPHHLPCTAMAALLPAPQNPAVVLLWGPWPYGCHGEEQWGAQWPDPPWPRPAGGGGGGRTGLHPQCWCPLLHPAGNLLLIPPA; via the exons ATGGAGTTCACGGCCATCGACTACAGCATCTTCgcactgctgctggtgctgtcaTCAGCCATCGGGCTGTTCTATGCACTGACCGGCGACCGGCAACGCACGGTGCAGGAGTTCCTGCTAGCCAACCGTGACATGGGCTGCCTGCCCGTcgccctgtccctgctggcctCCTTCCAGTCAGCGGTAGCCATCCTGGGCGTGCCTGCTGAGATCTTCCGCTTCGGCACCGAGTACTGGTTCCTCGGCTGCTCCTATTTCCTGGGTCTGCTCATCCCAGCACACATCTTCATTCCCGTCTTCTACCGTCTGCGCATCACCAGCACCTATGAG TACCTGGAGCTGCGCTTCAACAAGACAGTGCGAGTCTTGGGCACTGTCACCTTCATCTTCCAAATG GTCATCTACATGGGAGTGGTGCTCTACGCCCCCGCACTGGCCCTCAATGCAG TGACGGGCTTTGACCTCTGGAGTGCGGTGCTGACCATGGGGCTTGTCTGCACACTCTACACTACACTG ggtgggCTGAAGGCCGTCATCTGGACAGACGTGTTCCAGACGCTGGTGATGCTGGCAGGACAGGTTGCCGTCATCGTGGTGGGCGCATGGCGGGTGGGGGGCATGGCCCGTGTCTGGCGTGTGGCTGAGCAGGAGGGCAAGATCGCCGGCATTGA CCTGGACCCCAACCCCCTGGAACGTCACACCTTCTGGTCTCTGGCTGTGGGGGGGATCTTCATGATGCTGTCGCTGTACGGGGTGAACCAGGCGCAGGTGCAGCGCTACCTCAGTGCCCGCAGCGAACGGGAGGCCAAGCT CTCCTGCTACGCCGTGTTCCCCTGCCAGCAGATTGTGCTCTGCCTCAGCTGCCTCACTGGCCTCGTCATGTTCGTGTATAACCAGGAGCACCCGCTGGCACCCACCCATAGCTCCTCTGACCAG ctggtgCTGTTCTTCGTGATGGACGTGCTGCGGGACctgccggggctgcccgggctCTTTGTCGCCTGCCTCTTCAGTGGCTCCCTCAG caccaTCTCCTCTGCCTTCAACTCACTGGCCACGGTGACCATGGAGGACCTGGTACGGCCGCACTTCCCTGAGCTATCGGAGTCGCGGGCCACGTTGGTCTCCAAGCTGCTGG GCAGCCATCAGCATCTTCGGCATGGTGGGGGGTCCTCTCCTGGGGCTCTTCTGCCTTGGCATGTTCTTCCCTTGCGCCAACCCCACA ggagctgCCGTGGGGCTGCTGGCTGGACTGGTCATGGCTTTCTGGGTAGGCATCGGCAGCATCCTGCACGGCACAGGAGGGGCCAAGGGGGTGCCCCCAGCCAACAGCACAGCGCTCCCCACTGTGGGCAACCTCAGCACTGTCCTGGCTACCACCTTGCTGCCCCCCACATCAGCACCCCCAAG ccccacgggGCTGCAGCGGTTCTACAGCCTGTCCTACATGTGGTACAGTGCCCACAACTCCACCACTGTCATCCTGGTGGGGGTCCTGGTCAGCCTGCTCACTG GCCCCACGCCGGCAGCGGCACTGGACCCCCGCACCATCTCCCCTGTACTGCcatggctgctctgctgcctgcccccCAAAATCCGGCAGTGGTTCTGCTGTGGG GCCCCTGGCCATACGGATGCCACGGAGAAGAGCAATGGGGTGCCCAATGGCCTGATCCCCCCTGGCCCCGACcggcagggggaggaggaggaggaaggacaggGCTACATCCGCAGTGCTGGTGCCCCCTCCTACACCCTGCAGGAAACCTCCTTCTGATACCCCCAGCATGA
- the SLC5A6 gene encoding sodium-dependent multivitamin transporter isoform X1: MEFTAIDYSIFALLLVLSSAIGLFYALTGDRQRTVQEFLLANRDMGCLPVALSLLASFQSAVAILGVPAEIFRFGTEYWFLGCSYFLGLLIPAHIFIPVFYRLRITSTYEYLELRFNKTVRVLGTVTFIFQMVIYMGVVLYAPALALNAVTGFDLWSAVLTMGLVCTLYTTLGGLKAVIWTDVFQTLVMLAGQVAVIVVGAWRVGGMARVWRVAEQEGKIAGIDLDPNPLERHTFWSLAVGGIFMMLSLYGVNQAQVQRYLSARSEREAKLSCYAVFPCQQIVLCLSCLTGLVMFVYNQEHPLAPTHSSSDQLVLFFVMDVLRDLPGLPGLFVACLFSGSLSTISSAFNSLATVTMEDLVRPHFPELSESRATLVSKLLALGYGLLCLGMAYVSSMLGPVLQAAISIFGMVGGPLLGLFCLGMFFPCANPTGAAVGLLAGLVMAFWVGIGSILHGTGGAKGVPPANSTALPTVGNLSTVLATTLLPPTSAPPSPTGLQRFYSLSYMWYSAHNSTTVILVGVLVSLLTGPTPAAALDPRTISPVLPWLLCCLPPKIRQWFCCGVGDPAQAPGHTDATEKSNGVPNGLIPPGPDRQGEEEEEGQGYIRSAGAPSYTLQETSF, from the exons ATGGAGTTCACGGCCATCGACTACAGCATCTTCgcactgctgctggtgctgtcaTCAGCCATCGGGCTGTTCTATGCACTGACCGGCGACCGGCAACGCACGGTGCAGGAGTTCCTGCTAGCCAACCGTGACATGGGCTGCCTGCCCGTcgccctgtccctgctggcctCCTTCCAGTCAGCGGTAGCCATCCTGGGCGTGCCTGCTGAGATCTTCCGCTTCGGCACCGAGTACTGGTTCCTCGGCTGCTCCTATTTCCTGGGTCTGCTCATCCCAGCACACATCTTCATTCCCGTCTTCTACCGTCTGCGCATCACCAGCACCTATGAG TACCTGGAGCTGCGCTTCAACAAGACAGTGCGAGTCTTGGGCACTGTCACCTTCATCTTCCAAATG GTCATCTACATGGGAGTGGTGCTCTACGCCCCCGCACTGGCCCTCAATGCAG TGACGGGCTTTGACCTCTGGAGTGCGGTGCTGACCATGGGGCTTGTCTGCACACTCTACACTACACTG ggtgggCTGAAGGCCGTCATCTGGACAGACGTGTTCCAGACGCTGGTGATGCTGGCAGGACAGGTTGCCGTCATCGTGGTGGGCGCATGGCGGGTGGGGGGCATGGCCCGTGTCTGGCGTGTGGCTGAGCAGGAGGGCAAGATCGCCGGCATTGA CCTGGACCCCAACCCCCTGGAACGTCACACCTTCTGGTCTCTGGCTGTGGGGGGGATCTTCATGATGCTGTCGCTGTACGGGGTGAACCAGGCGCAGGTGCAGCGCTACCTCAGTGCCCGCAGCGAACGGGAGGCCAAGCT CTCCTGCTACGCCGTGTTCCCCTGCCAGCAGATTGTGCTCTGCCTCAGCTGCCTCACTGGCCTCGTCATGTTCGTGTATAACCAGGAGCACCCGCTGGCACCCACCCATAGCTCCTCTGACCAG ctggtgCTGTTCTTCGTGATGGACGTGCTGCGGGACctgccggggctgcccgggctCTTTGTCGCCTGCCTCTTCAGTGGCTCCCTCAG caccaTCTCCTCTGCCTTCAACTCACTGGCCACGGTGACCATGGAGGACCTGGTACGGCCGCACTTCCCTGAGCTATCGGAGTCGCGGGCCACGTTGGTCTCCAAGCTGCTGG ctctcgGTTACGGGCTGCTATGCCTGGGGATGGCGTATGTGTCCTCCATGCTGGGACCTGTGCTGCAG GCAGCCATCAGCATCTTCGGCATGGTGGGGGGTCCTCTCCTGGGGCTCTTCTGCCTTGGCATGTTCTTCCCTTGCGCCAACCCCACA ggagctgCCGTGGGGCTGCTGGCTGGACTGGTCATGGCTTTCTGGGTAGGCATCGGCAGCATCCTGCACGGCACAGGAGGGGCCAAGGGGGTGCCCCCAGCCAACAGCACAGCGCTCCCCACTGTGGGCAACCTCAGCACTGTCCTGGCTACCACCTTGCTGCCCCCCACATCAGCACCCCCAAG ccccacgggGCTGCAGCGGTTCTACAGCCTGTCCTACATGTGGTACAGTGCCCACAACTCCACCACTGTCATCCTGGTGGGGGTCCTGGTCAGCCTGCTCACTG GCCCCACGCCGGCAGCGGCACTGGACCCCCGCACCATCTCCCCTGTACTGCcatggctgctctgctgcctgcccccCAAAATCCGGCAGTGGTTCTGCTGTGGGGTAGGTGACCctgcccag GCCCCTGGCCATACGGATGCCACGGAGAAGAGCAATGGGGTGCCCAATGGCCTGATCCCCCCTGGCCCCGACcggcagggggaggaggaggaggaaggacaggGCTACATCCGCAGTGCTGGTGCCCCCTCCTACACCCTGCAGGAAACCTCCTTCTGA
- the SLC5A6 gene encoding sodium-dependent multivitamin transporter isoform X6, translating to MEFTAIDYSIFALLLVLSSAIGLFYALTGDRQRTVQEFLLANRDMGCLPVALSLLASFQSAVAILGVPAEIFRFGTEYWFLGCSYFLGLLIPAHIFIPVFYRLRITSTYEYLELRFNKTVRVLGTVTFIFQMVIYMGVVLYAPALALNAVTGFDLWSAVLTMGLVCTLYTTLGGLKAVIWTDVFQTLVMLAGQVAVIVVGAWRVGGMARVWRVAEQEGKIAGIDLDPNPLERHTFWSLAVGGIFMMLSLYGVNQAQVQRYLSARSEREAKLSCYAVFPCQQIVLCLSCLTGLVMFVYNQEHPLAPTHSSSDQLVLFFVMDVLRDLPGLPGLFVACLFSGSLSTISSAFNSLATVTMEDLVRPHFPELSESRATLVSKLLGSHQHLRHGGGSSPGALLPWHVLPLRQPHRSCRGAAGWTGHGFLGRHRQHPARHRRGQGGAPSQQHSAPHCGQPQHCPGYHLAAPHISTPKPHGAAAVLQPVLHVVQCPQLHHCHPGGGPGQPAHWPLAIRMPRRRAMGCPMA from the exons ATGGAGTTCACGGCCATCGACTACAGCATCTTCgcactgctgctggtgctgtcaTCAGCCATCGGGCTGTTCTATGCACTGACCGGCGACCGGCAACGCACGGTGCAGGAGTTCCTGCTAGCCAACCGTGACATGGGCTGCCTGCCCGTcgccctgtccctgctggcctCCTTCCAGTCAGCGGTAGCCATCCTGGGCGTGCCTGCTGAGATCTTCCGCTTCGGCACCGAGTACTGGTTCCTCGGCTGCTCCTATTTCCTGGGTCTGCTCATCCCAGCACACATCTTCATTCCCGTCTTCTACCGTCTGCGCATCACCAGCACCTATGAG TACCTGGAGCTGCGCTTCAACAAGACAGTGCGAGTCTTGGGCACTGTCACCTTCATCTTCCAAATG GTCATCTACATGGGAGTGGTGCTCTACGCCCCCGCACTGGCCCTCAATGCAG TGACGGGCTTTGACCTCTGGAGTGCGGTGCTGACCATGGGGCTTGTCTGCACACTCTACACTACACTG ggtgggCTGAAGGCCGTCATCTGGACAGACGTGTTCCAGACGCTGGTGATGCTGGCAGGACAGGTTGCCGTCATCGTGGTGGGCGCATGGCGGGTGGGGGGCATGGCCCGTGTCTGGCGTGTGGCTGAGCAGGAGGGCAAGATCGCCGGCATTGA CCTGGACCCCAACCCCCTGGAACGTCACACCTTCTGGTCTCTGGCTGTGGGGGGGATCTTCATGATGCTGTCGCTGTACGGGGTGAACCAGGCGCAGGTGCAGCGCTACCTCAGTGCCCGCAGCGAACGGGAGGCCAAGCT CTCCTGCTACGCCGTGTTCCCCTGCCAGCAGATTGTGCTCTGCCTCAGCTGCCTCACTGGCCTCGTCATGTTCGTGTATAACCAGGAGCACCCGCTGGCACCCACCCATAGCTCCTCTGACCAG ctggtgCTGTTCTTCGTGATGGACGTGCTGCGGGACctgccggggctgcccgggctCTTTGTCGCCTGCCTCTTCAGTGGCTCCCTCAG caccaTCTCCTCTGCCTTCAACTCACTGGCCACGGTGACCATGGAGGACCTGGTACGGCCGCACTTCCCTGAGCTATCGGAGTCGCGGGCCACGTTGGTCTCCAAGCTGCTGG GCAGCCATCAGCATCTTCGGCATGGTGGGGGGTCCTCTCCTGGGGCTCTTCTGCCTTGGCATGTTCTTCCCTTGCGCCAACCCCACA ggagctgCCGTGGGGCTGCTGGCTGGACTGGTCATGGCTTTCTGGGTAGGCATCGGCAGCATCCTGCACGGCACAGGAGGGGCCAAGGGGGTGCCCCCAGCCAACAGCACAGCGCTCCCCACTGTGGGCAACCTCAGCACTGTCCTGGCTACCACCTTGCTGCCCCCCACATCAGCACCCCCAAG ccccacgggGCTGCAGCGGTTCTACAGCCTGTCCTACATGTGGTACAGTGCCCACAACTCCACCACTGTCATCCTGGTGGGGGTCCTGGTCAGCCTGCTCACTG GCCCCTGGCCATACGGATGCCACGGAGAAGAGCAATGGGGTGCCCAATGGCCTGA
- the SLC5A6 gene encoding sodium-dependent multivitamin transporter isoform X2: MEFTAIDYSIFALLLVLSSAIGLFYALTGDRQRTVQEFLLANRDMGCLPVALSLLASFQSAVAILGVPAEIFRFGTEYWFLGCSYFLGLLIPAHIFIPVFYRLRITSTYEYLELRFNKTVRVLGTVTFIFQMVIYMGVVLYAPALALNAVTGFDLWSAVLTMGLVCTLYTTLGGLKAVIWTDVFQTLVMLAGQVAVIVVGAWRVGGMARVWRVAEQEGKIAGIDLDPNPLERHTFWSLAVGGIFMMLSLYGVNQAQVQRYLSARSEREAKLSCYAVFPCQQIVLCLSCLTGLVMFVYNQEHPLAPTHSSSDQLVLFFVMDVLRDLPGLPGLFVACLFSGSLSTISSAFNSLATVTMEDLVRPHFPELSESRATLVSKLLALGYGLLCLGMAYVSSMLGPVLQAAISIFGMVGGPLLGLFCLGMFFPCANPTGAAVGLLAGLVMAFWVGIGSILHGTGGAKGVPPANSTALPTVGNLSTVLATTLLPPTSAPPSPTGLQRFYSLSYMWYSAHNSTTVILVGVLVSLLTGPTPAAALDPRTISPVLPWLLCCLPPKIRQWFCCGAPGHTDATEKSNGVPNGLIPPGPDRQGEEEEEGQGYIRSAGAPSYTLQETSF; this comes from the exons ATGGAGTTCACGGCCATCGACTACAGCATCTTCgcactgctgctggtgctgtcaTCAGCCATCGGGCTGTTCTATGCACTGACCGGCGACCGGCAACGCACGGTGCAGGAGTTCCTGCTAGCCAACCGTGACATGGGCTGCCTGCCCGTcgccctgtccctgctggcctCCTTCCAGTCAGCGGTAGCCATCCTGGGCGTGCCTGCTGAGATCTTCCGCTTCGGCACCGAGTACTGGTTCCTCGGCTGCTCCTATTTCCTGGGTCTGCTCATCCCAGCACACATCTTCATTCCCGTCTTCTACCGTCTGCGCATCACCAGCACCTATGAG TACCTGGAGCTGCGCTTCAACAAGACAGTGCGAGTCTTGGGCACTGTCACCTTCATCTTCCAAATG GTCATCTACATGGGAGTGGTGCTCTACGCCCCCGCACTGGCCCTCAATGCAG TGACGGGCTTTGACCTCTGGAGTGCGGTGCTGACCATGGGGCTTGTCTGCACACTCTACACTACACTG ggtgggCTGAAGGCCGTCATCTGGACAGACGTGTTCCAGACGCTGGTGATGCTGGCAGGACAGGTTGCCGTCATCGTGGTGGGCGCATGGCGGGTGGGGGGCATGGCCCGTGTCTGGCGTGTGGCTGAGCAGGAGGGCAAGATCGCCGGCATTGA CCTGGACCCCAACCCCCTGGAACGTCACACCTTCTGGTCTCTGGCTGTGGGGGGGATCTTCATGATGCTGTCGCTGTACGGGGTGAACCAGGCGCAGGTGCAGCGCTACCTCAGTGCCCGCAGCGAACGGGAGGCCAAGCT CTCCTGCTACGCCGTGTTCCCCTGCCAGCAGATTGTGCTCTGCCTCAGCTGCCTCACTGGCCTCGTCATGTTCGTGTATAACCAGGAGCACCCGCTGGCACCCACCCATAGCTCCTCTGACCAG ctggtgCTGTTCTTCGTGATGGACGTGCTGCGGGACctgccggggctgcccgggctCTTTGTCGCCTGCCTCTTCAGTGGCTCCCTCAG caccaTCTCCTCTGCCTTCAACTCACTGGCCACGGTGACCATGGAGGACCTGGTACGGCCGCACTTCCCTGAGCTATCGGAGTCGCGGGCCACGTTGGTCTCCAAGCTGCTGG ctctcgGTTACGGGCTGCTATGCCTGGGGATGGCGTATGTGTCCTCCATGCTGGGACCTGTGCTGCAG GCAGCCATCAGCATCTTCGGCATGGTGGGGGGTCCTCTCCTGGGGCTCTTCTGCCTTGGCATGTTCTTCCCTTGCGCCAACCCCACA ggagctgCCGTGGGGCTGCTGGCTGGACTGGTCATGGCTTTCTGGGTAGGCATCGGCAGCATCCTGCACGGCACAGGAGGGGCCAAGGGGGTGCCCCCAGCCAACAGCACAGCGCTCCCCACTGTGGGCAACCTCAGCACTGTCCTGGCTACCACCTTGCTGCCCCCCACATCAGCACCCCCAAG ccccacgggGCTGCAGCGGTTCTACAGCCTGTCCTACATGTGGTACAGTGCCCACAACTCCACCACTGTCATCCTGGTGGGGGTCCTGGTCAGCCTGCTCACTG GCCCCACGCCGGCAGCGGCACTGGACCCCCGCACCATCTCCCCTGTACTGCcatggctgctctgctgcctgcccccCAAAATCCGGCAGTGGTTCTGCTGTGGG GCCCCTGGCCATACGGATGCCACGGAGAAGAGCAATGGGGTGCCCAATGGCCTGATCCCCCCTGGCCCCGACcggcagggggaggaggaggaggaaggacaggGCTACATCCGCAGTGCTGGTGCCCCCTCCTACACCCTGCAGGAAACCTCCTTCTGA
- the SLC5A6 gene encoding sodium-dependent multivitamin transporter isoform X4 — protein sequence MEFTAIDYSIFALLLVLSSAIGLFYALTGDRQRTVQEFLLANRDMGCLPVALSLLASFQSAVAILGVPAEIFRFGTEYWFLGCSYFLGLLIPAHIFIPVFYRLRITSTYEYLELRFNKTVRVLGTVTFIFQMVIYMGVVLYAPALALNAVTGFDLWSAVLTMGLVCTLYTTLGGLKAVIWTDVFQTLVMLAGQVAVIVVGAWRVGGMARVWRVAEQEGKIAGIDLDPNPLERHTFWSLAVGGIFMMLSLYGVNQAQVQRYLSARSEREAKLSCYAVFPCQQIVLCLSCLTGLVMFVYNQEHPLAPTHSSSDQLVLFFVMDVLRDLPGLPGLFVACLFSGSLSTISSAFNSLATVTMEDLVRPHFPELSESRATLVSKLLALGYGLLCLGMAYVSSMLGPVLQAAISIFGMVGGPLLGLFCLGMFFPCANPTGAAVGLLAGLVMAFWVGIGSILHGTGGAKGVPPANSTALPTVGNLSTVLATTLLPPTSAPPSPTGLQRFYSLSYMWYSAHNSTTVILVGVLVSLLTGPWPYGCHGEEQWGAQWPDPPWPRPAGGGGGGRTGLHPQCWCPLLHPAGNLLLIPPA from the exons ATGGAGTTCACGGCCATCGACTACAGCATCTTCgcactgctgctggtgctgtcaTCAGCCATCGGGCTGTTCTATGCACTGACCGGCGACCGGCAACGCACGGTGCAGGAGTTCCTGCTAGCCAACCGTGACATGGGCTGCCTGCCCGTcgccctgtccctgctggcctCCTTCCAGTCAGCGGTAGCCATCCTGGGCGTGCCTGCTGAGATCTTCCGCTTCGGCACCGAGTACTGGTTCCTCGGCTGCTCCTATTTCCTGGGTCTGCTCATCCCAGCACACATCTTCATTCCCGTCTTCTACCGTCTGCGCATCACCAGCACCTATGAG TACCTGGAGCTGCGCTTCAACAAGACAGTGCGAGTCTTGGGCACTGTCACCTTCATCTTCCAAATG GTCATCTACATGGGAGTGGTGCTCTACGCCCCCGCACTGGCCCTCAATGCAG TGACGGGCTTTGACCTCTGGAGTGCGGTGCTGACCATGGGGCTTGTCTGCACACTCTACACTACACTG ggtgggCTGAAGGCCGTCATCTGGACAGACGTGTTCCAGACGCTGGTGATGCTGGCAGGACAGGTTGCCGTCATCGTGGTGGGCGCATGGCGGGTGGGGGGCATGGCCCGTGTCTGGCGTGTGGCTGAGCAGGAGGGCAAGATCGCCGGCATTGA CCTGGACCCCAACCCCCTGGAACGTCACACCTTCTGGTCTCTGGCTGTGGGGGGGATCTTCATGATGCTGTCGCTGTACGGGGTGAACCAGGCGCAGGTGCAGCGCTACCTCAGTGCCCGCAGCGAACGGGAGGCCAAGCT CTCCTGCTACGCCGTGTTCCCCTGCCAGCAGATTGTGCTCTGCCTCAGCTGCCTCACTGGCCTCGTCATGTTCGTGTATAACCAGGAGCACCCGCTGGCACCCACCCATAGCTCCTCTGACCAG ctggtgCTGTTCTTCGTGATGGACGTGCTGCGGGACctgccggggctgcccgggctCTTTGTCGCCTGCCTCTTCAGTGGCTCCCTCAG caccaTCTCCTCTGCCTTCAACTCACTGGCCACGGTGACCATGGAGGACCTGGTACGGCCGCACTTCCCTGAGCTATCGGAGTCGCGGGCCACGTTGGTCTCCAAGCTGCTGG ctctcgGTTACGGGCTGCTATGCCTGGGGATGGCGTATGTGTCCTCCATGCTGGGACCTGTGCTGCAG GCAGCCATCAGCATCTTCGGCATGGTGGGGGGTCCTCTCCTGGGGCTCTTCTGCCTTGGCATGTTCTTCCCTTGCGCCAACCCCACA ggagctgCCGTGGGGCTGCTGGCTGGACTGGTCATGGCTTTCTGGGTAGGCATCGGCAGCATCCTGCACGGCACAGGAGGGGCCAAGGGGGTGCCCCCAGCCAACAGCACAGCGCTCCCCACTGTGGGCAACCTCAGCACTGTCCTGGCTACCACCTTGCTGCCCCCCACATCAGCACCCCCAAG ccccacgggGCTGCAGCGGTTCTACAGCCTGTCCTACATGTGGTACAGTGCCCACAACTCCACCACTGTCATCCTGGTGGGGGTCCTGGTCAGCCTGCTCACTG GCCCCTGGCCATACGGATGCCACGGAGAAGAGCAATGGGGTGCCCAATGGCCTGATCCCCCCTGGCCCCGACcggcagggggaggaggaggaggaaggacaggGCTACATCCGCAGTGCTGGTGCCCCCTCCTACACCCTGCAGGAAACCTCCTTCTGATACCCCCAGCATGA
- the SLC5A6 gene encoding sodium-dependent multivitamin transporter isoform X5 — protein MEFTAIDYSIFALLLVLSSAIGLFYALTGDRQRTVQEFLLANRDMGCLPVALSLLASFQSAVAILGVPAEIFRFGTEYWFLGCSYFLGLLIPAHIFIPVFYRLRITSTYEYLELRFNKTVRVLGTVTFIFQMVIYMGVVLYAPALALNAVTGFDLWSAVLTMGLVCTLYTTLGGLKAVIWTDVFQTLVMLAGQVAVIVVGAWRVGGMARVWRVAEQEGKIAGIDLDPNPLERHTFWSLAVGGIFMMLSLYGVNQAQVQRYLSARSEREAKLSCYAVFPCQQIVLCLSCLTGLVMFVYNQEHPLAPTHSSSDQLVLFFVMDVLRDLPGLPGLFVACLFSGSLSTISSAFNSLATVTMEDLVRPHFPELSESRATLVSKLLGSHQHLRHGGGSSPGALLPWHVLPLRQPHRSCRGAAGWTGHGFLGRHRQHPARHRRGQGGAPSQQHSAPHCGQPQHCPGYHLAAPHISTPKPHGAAAVLQPVLHVVQCPQLHHCHPGGGPGQPAHWPHAGSGTGPPHHLPCTAMAALLPAPQNPAVVLLWGR, from the exons ATGGAGTTCACGGCCATCGACTACAGCATCTTCgcactgctgctggtgctgtcaTCAGCCATCGGGCTGTTCTATGCACTGACCGGCGACCGGCAACGCACGGTGCAGGAGTTCCTGCTAGCCAACCGTGACATGGGCTGCCTGCCCGTcgccctgtccctgctggcctCCTTCCAGTCAGCGGTAGCCATCCTGGGCGTGCCTGCTGAGATCTTCCGCTTCGGCACCGAGTACTGGTTCCTCGGCTGCTCCTATTTCCTGGGTCTGCTCATCCCAGCACACATCTTCATTCCCGTCTTCTACCGTCTGCGCATCACCAGCACCTATGAG TACCTGGAGCTGCGCTTCAACAAGACAGTGCGAGTCTTGGGCACTGTCACCTTCATCTTCCAAATG GTCATCTACATGGGAGTGGTGCTCTACGCCCCCGCACTGGCCCTCAATGCAG TGACGGGCTTTGACCTCTGGAGTGCGGTGCTGACCATGGGGCTTGTCTGCACACTCTACACTACACTG ggtgggCTGAAGGCCGTCATCTGGACAGACGTGTTCCAGACGCTGGTGATGCTGGCAGGACAGGTTGCCGTCATCGTGGTGGGCGCATGGCGGGTGGGGGGCATGGCCCGTGTCTGGCGTGTGGCTGAGCAGGAGGGCAAGATCGCCGGCATTGA CCTGGACCCCAACCCCCTGGAACGTCACACCTTCTGGTCTCTGGCTGTGGGGGGGATCTTCATGATGCTGTCGCTGTACGGGGTGAACCAGGCGCAGGTGCAGCGCTACCTCAGTGCCCGCAGCGAACGGGAGGCCAAGCT CTCCTGCTACGCCGTGTTCCCCTGCCAGCAGATTGTGCTCTGCCTCAGCTGCCTCACTGGCCTCGTCATGTTCGTGTATAACCAGGAGCACCCGCTGGCACCCACCCATAGCTCCTCTGACCAG ctggtgCTGTTCTTCGTGATGGACGTGCTGCGGGACctgccggggctgcccgggctCTTTGTCGCCTGCCTCTTCAGTGGCTCCCTCAG caccaTCTCCTCTGCCTTCAACTCACTGGCCACGGTGACCATGGAGGACCTGGTACGGCCGCACTTCCCTGAGCTATCGGAGTCGCGGGCCACGTTGGTCTCCAAGCTGCTGG GCAGCCATCAGCATCTTCGGCATGGTGGGGGGTCCTCTCCTGGGGCTCTTCTGCCTTGGCATGTTCTTCCCTTGCGCCAACCCCACA ggagctgCCGTGGGGCTGCTGGCTGGACTGGTCATGGCTTTCTGGGTAGGCATCGGCAGCATCCTGCACGGCACAGGAGGGGCCAAGGGGGTGCCCCCAGCCAACAGCACAGCGCTCCCCACTGTGGGCAACCTCAGCACTGTCCTGGCTACCACCTTGCTGCCCCCCACATCAGCACCCCCAAG ccccacgggGCTGCAGCGGTTCTACAGCCTGTCCTACATGTGGTACAGTGCCCACAACTCCACCACTGTCATCCTGGTGGGGGTCCTGGTCAGCCTGCTCACTG GCCCCACGCCGGCAGCGGCACTGGACCCCCGCACCATCTCCCCTGTACTGCcatggctgctctgctgcctgcccccCAAAATCCGGCAGTGGTTCTGCTGTGGGGTAGGTGA